A window of Burkholderiales bacterium contains these coding sequences:
- the ald gene encoding alanine dehydrogenase yields the protein MLIGVPKETKDHEYRVGLTPGGVRALASAGHRVSIERDAGSKVGFSDADYRAAGAAIADTAREIYACDLVVKVKELQQAEWPLLRTGQTLFCYLHLAPDPGLLQAMLAARVTGIAYETITDRSGRMPLLIPMSEIAGRLAPQMGAAALTMANGGSGVLLAGVPGVAPARVTIIGAGTVGANAARIAIGMGAQVTVLDRNIARLAELEQRHAGIRTSHAEPDALEAAVIEADLVIGALLLPGGLTPKLISRNLLKRMRAGSALVDVGIDQGGIAETSRPSTHTEPFYVEENIVHYCVGNMPAACARTATLALTQATLPYVQTLAGKGALAALRDDADLRAGLHVHDGHITYRNLAEDVGRAYIPAENVLR from the coding sequence ATGTTGATCGGCGTACCCAAAGAAACCAAGGATCACGAGTATCGCGTCGGCCTGACTCCGGGCGGCGTTCGCGCCCTGGCCAGCGCCGGGCATCGCGTCAGCATCGAGCGCGACGCCGGCAGCAAGGTCGGCTTCAGCGATGCAGACTACCGAGCGGCCGGCGCGGCTATCGCCGACACCGCGCGCGAAATTTACGCGTGCGACCTGGTGGTCAAGGTCAAGGAATTGCAGCAAGCCGAATGGCCGCTGCTGCGAACCGGGCAGACGCTATTCTGTTATCTGCACCTGGCGCCCGATCCGGGGCTGCTGCAAGCGATGCTCGCGGCGCGCGTGACCGGAATCGCCTACGAAACCATCACGGATCGATCCGGGCGCATGCCCTTGCTGATTCCGATGTCGGAAATCGCCGGACGTCTGGCGCCGCAGATGGGCGCCGCGGCATTGACCATGGCGAACGGCGGCTCGGGTGTGCTCTTGGCGGGCGTTCCCGGCGTCGCGCCGGCCAGGGTGACGATCATCGGCGCCGGTACGGTCGGCGCAAACGCTGCCCGCATCGCAATCGGCATGGGCGCGCAGGTCACCGTGCTCGACCGCAATATCGCCCGCCTCGCCGAGCTCGAACAGCGCCACGCCGGCATACGCACCTCGCACGCGGAGCCCGATGCGCTCGAAGCCGCCGTGATCGAAGCCGATCTCGTGATCGGCGCGCTGCTACTGCCCGGCGGGCTGACGCCCAAACTGATTTCGCGCAATCTGCTGAAGCGCATGCGCGCAGGCTCGGCGCTGGTCGATGTCGGCATCGATCAGGGCGGCATCGCCGAAACCTCGCGCCCGAGCACGCACACAGAGCCGTTTTATGTCGAGGAGAATATCGTTCACTACTGCGTCGGCAATATGCCGGCGGCATGTGCGCGGACGGCAACTTTGGCCCTGACGCAAGCGACCCTGCCATATGTGCAAACGCTGGCCGGCAAAGGCGCTCTCGCCGCGTTGCGCGACGACGCCGATCTGCGCGCCGGGCTGCACGTGCACGACGGTCATATCACGTATCGCAACCTGGCGGAAGACGTGGGGCGGGCCTATATCCCTGCAGAAAACGTATTGCGTTAG
- a CDS encoding heme-binding protein — protein sequence MHKNSIKNRAGSSVLATAVLTTFLTLASPAAFADQSEDAKHADRADTTRCKGLPSHGQLKAALNAAVAADSTGLDNQMWGTIVDDTGKVCAVAFSGATLGAQWLASRVISAQKANTANSLSLDDLAFSTALLFSAAQPGGFLFGLQHSNPVDTEVAYKGPSANFGRHNDPMVGFRIGGINVFGGGLALYSAGHVKMGGVGVSGDTSCTDHFIAWRLRKNLNLDHLAGIPRFVSGDAARPDNIVFDITSNPGGGTGISAGGFGHPSCPGAGNPATLPVVVP from the coding sequence ATGCACAAGAACTCAATAAAAAACCGGGCTGGGTCATCAGTCCTCGCCACCGCCGTCCTGACTACCTTTCTCACCCTAGCCAGCCCCGCTGCTTTTGCGGATCAGTCCGAAGATGCCAAACACGCCGATCGTGCCGATACTACGCGGTGCAAAGGTCTTCCCAGCCACGGCCAGCTAAAGGCCGCGCTCAATGCAGCGGTCGCCGCCGATTCCACCGGCCTCGACAACCAGATGTGGGGGACGATAGTCGACGATACCGGCAAAGTCTGCGCCGTCGCGTTTTCGGGTGCGACCTTGGGCGCGCAATGGCTGGCGAGCCGCGTGATCTCGGCGCAAAAAGCCAATACCGCCAACTCGCTGAGCCTCGACGACCTGGCGTTTTCGACTGCGCTGCTGTTTTCGGCGGCACAGCCCGGTGGTTTTCTGTTCGGCTTGCAGCACAGCAACCCGGTCGACACAGAGGTCGCTTACAAAGGCCCGTCGGCCAATTTCGGACGACATAACGACCCGATGGTCGGGTTTCGCATCGGCGGCATCAACGTGTTCGGCGGCGGGCTGGCGTTGTACTCGGCCGGCCACGTCAAAATGGGCGGCGTCGGCGTCAGCGGCGATACCTCGTGCACCGACCACTTTATCGCGTGGCGCCTGCGCAAAAATCTGAATCTCGATCATCTGGCCGGTATCCCCAGATTCGTTTCTGGCGATGCAGCGCGACCGGATAACATCGTTTTCGACATCACGTCGAACCCAGGCGGCGGCACCGGAATCAGCGCGGGCGGTTTCGGCCATCCGAGTTGCCCGGGCGCAGGAAACCCCGCAACTCTGCCAGTGGTCGTTCCGTAG
- a CDS encoding aldehyde dehydrogenase, with the protein MAEQQRPTSHGRIDAMLARLREGARAFAKLPIADRIALARGMQAGYLKIADASVKAGCAAKGTTNTGEEWALNPWMTVRHLRLIIESLGALQQTGNTRIGKVATAADGSLRVQVFPASRLDGMLFSKVRVDVHMQPRISEQAMHESRARFYKKPDHDGRIALVLGAGNIAAVAVMDLLTKMFNEGKACVFKMNPVNAYLGPYIEQAFADAIAKDYLAVVYGGAEEGAYLVQHKDIAEIHITGSDKTYDAIVWGPPGAEREARKARNDPLLKKPITAELGNVSPVIVVPGPYSEKELCYQAEDIAATSTTNGSFNCNAARVVLTPRGWRPRSQLLARVESVFAATPPRNAYYPGARKRWDELMHGRSNARTFGAPAANTLPWTLLSLNAGDNAEPAFREEFFCPVLGEAEIGSNDPLAFLDEAVNFANGRLWGTLSATLIVHPKSMKDARIREAVENAIVRLRYGTVGVNAWPGMSFAFGTPPWGAFPGSSQKDIQSGSGFVHNTPMLEGIEKTVLRHPLTTFPKPAYFPSHKTVNAMMPRMTAFEERQALAKVPGVLAAAMRC; encoded by the coding sequence ATGGCCGAGCAGCAGAGGCCGACCAGCCATGGCCGGATCGACGCTATGCTCGCCCGCTTGCGCGAGGGCGCGCGCGCCTTCGCGAAATTGCCGATCGCCGACCGCATCGCGCTGGCGCGCGGCATGCAAGCCGGCTACTTGAAAATCGCCGACGCCAGCGTGAAGGCCGGATGCGCGGCAAAAGGAACGACCAATACCGGCGAAGAGTGGGCGCTGAACCCGTGGATGACGGTGCGCCATCTGCGCCTGATCATCGAGTCGTTGGGCGCTTTGCAGCAGACCGGCAACACACGCATCGGCAAAGTCGCGACCGCGGCTGACGGCAGCTTGCGCGTCCAGGTGTTCCCGGCCAGCCGGCTCGACGGCATGCTGTTTTCGAAGGTGCGCGTCGATGTGCACATGCAGCCGCGCATCAGCGAGCAGGCGATGCACGAATCGCGTGCGCGTTTCTACAAGAAACCCGATCACGATGGCCGCATCGCGCTCGTGCTCGGCGCGGGCAATATCGCCGCCGTTGCCGTGATGGATCTCCTGACCAAGATGTTCAACGAAGGCAAGGCGTGCGTGTTCAAGATGAACCCGGTCAACGCCTATCTCGGCCCATATATCGAACAGGCATTCGCCGATGCGATCGCGAAAGATTATCTGGCCGTCGTCTACGGTGGCGCCGAAGAGGGCGCTTATCTGGTGCAGCATAAGGACATCGCCGAAATCCACATTACCGGTTCGGACAAGACCTATGACGCCATCGTCTGGGGTCCGCCCGGAGCCGAGCGCGAAGCGCGCAAGGCGCGCAACGATCCGCTGCTGAAGAAGCCGATCACCGCCGAACTGGGCAATGTGTCGCCGGTCATCGTCGTGCCGGGCCCGTACAGCGAGAAGGAGTTGTGCTATCAGGCGGAAGACATCGCTGCCACGAGCACGACCAACGGCTCGTTCAACTGCAACGCGGCGCGCGTGGTGCTGACACCGCGCGGCTGGAGACCGCGTTCGCAATTGCTGGCTCGCGTCGAGAGCGTGTTTGCCGCAACGCCGCCGCGCAACGCCTACTACCCCGGCGCGCGCAAACGCTGGGACGAACTGATGCACGGACGTTCGAATGCGCGCACGTTTGGCGCGCCCGCTGCCAATACCCTGCCGTGGACGCTGTTGTCGCTGAACGCCGGCGACAACGCCGAGCCCGCGTTCCGCGAGGAATTTTTCTGCCCGGTGCTCGGCGAAGCCGAAATCGGCAGCAACGATCCGCTGGCTTTTCTCGATGAAGCCGTGAATTTCGCCAACGGTCGCCTGTGGGGCACCTTGTCGGCAACGCTGATCGTGCATCCGAAGAGCATGAAGGACGCGCGCATTCGCGAGGCGGTCGAAAACGCGATCGTCAGGCTGCGCTACGGTACGGTCGGCGTCAACGCCTGGCCGGGTATGTCATTCGCATTCGGCACGCCGCCGTGGGGCGCATTTCCAGGCTCGTCGCAAAAAGACATTCAGAGCGGCAGCGGCTTCGTGCACAACACGCCTATGCTCGAAGGCATCGAAAAAACCGTGCTGCGCCATCCGCTGACGACGTTTCCGAAGCCCGCGTATTTCCCGAGTCATAAAACCGTGAACGCCATGATGCCGCGCATGACCGCATTCGAAGAGCGGCAGGCGTTGGCCAAAGTGCCGGGCGTGCTGGCGGCGGCAATGCGGTGCTGA